Proteins from a genomic interval of Stenotrophomonas maltophilia:
- a CDS encoding GNAT family N-acetyltransferase yields MSTLTYRAATSADIPALITLVTSAYRGDASRVGWTTEADLLDGARIDAEGIQGDLDRPRSTILLAEREGQLVACAHVADVDGKGYFGMFSVDPAQQGGGVGKQLMDAAEAHAAREWNVPVMQMTVIDVRDELIAFYERRGYSRTGIKKPFPYGDERFGIPKRDDLRFEILEKPLAGAAA; encoded by the coding sequence ATGAGCACCCTGACCTACCGCGCCGCCACGTCGGCCGACATCCCCGCCCTGATCACCCTGGTCACCTCGGCCTACCGCGGCGACGCCAGCCGCGTCGGCTGGACCACCGAAGCCGACCTGCTGGACGGTGCCCGCATCGACGCCGAAGGCATCCAGGGCGACCTCGACCGCCCGCGCTCCACCATCCTGCTGGCCGAACGCGAGGGCCAACTGGTGGCCTGCGCCCACGTCGCCGATGTCGACGGCAAGGGCTACTTCGGCATGTTCTCGGTCGACCCGGCCCAGCAGGGCGGTGGCGTCGGCAAGCAGCTGATGGATGCCGCCGAAGCGCACGCCGCGCGCGAATGGAACGTGCCGGTGATGCAGATGACCGTCATCGACGTGCGCGACGAACTGATCGCCTTCTACGAGCGTCGCGGCTACAGCCGTACCGGCATCAAGAAGCCGTTCCCGTATGGCGACGAACGCTTCGGCATCCCCAAGCGCGACGACCTGCGCTTCGAGATCCTGGAAAAGCCGCTGGCCGGAGCCGCCGCGTGA
- a CDS encoding OsmC family protein encodes MGISRHATAHWEGDLKSGKGQLSTPQSGLLDKTRYGFNSRFGDEKGTNPEELIAAAHAGCFTMALSAKLGEAGFTPTSLDTEAKVDLSLEGGPQLSQIRLKVKAVVPGIDAAKFRAIADDAKQNCPVSKALSAVPISLEAELG; translated from the coding sequence ATGGGAATCTCGCGACACGCCACCGCGCACTGGGAAGGCGACCTGAAGTCGGGCAAGGGGCAGTTGAGCACGCCGCAGAGTGGCCTGCTGGACAAGACCCGCTACGGCTTCAACAGCCGTTTCGGCGACGAAAAGGGCACCAATCCGGAAGAACTGATCGCTGCCGCGCACGCCGGCTGTTTCACCATGGCGCTGTCGGCCAAGCTGGGCGAAGCCGGCTTTACCCCGACCTCGCTGGATACCGAAGCCAAGGTCGATCTGTCGCTGGAAGGCGGCCCGCAGCTGTCGCAGATCCGGTTGAAAGTGAAGGCCGTTGTGCCGGGTATCGACGCGGCGAAATTCCGCGCGATTGCCGATGATGCCAAGCAGAACTGCCCGGTGTCCAAGGCGTTGAGCGCGGTGCCGATCAGCCTGGAAGCCGAGCTGGGCTGA
- the sufB gene encoding Fe-S cluster assembly protein SufB gives MATETIENVAHDDTPNREIHEQLGRKYSAGFITEIESDSLPPGLDEDTIRALSAKKEEPEWMTQWRLDAYRHFLTMPMPDWAKLEIAPIDLQALSYYSAPKGPKYASLDDVPKELLDTYDKLGVPLHERAKLAGVAVDAVFDSVSVGTTFRKELAEKGIIFCSMSEAIKEHPELVRQYLGTVVPVGDNYFAALNSAVFSDGSFVFIPKGVRCPMELSTYFRINAGHTGQFERTLIVCEDKAYVSYLEGCTAPMRDENQLHAAVVELVALEDAEIKYSTVQNWYPGDENGVGGIYNFVTKRAECRGARSKVTWTQVETGSAITWKYPSCVLLGDDSVGEFHSVALTHHRQQADTGTKMIHIGKRTKSKIVSKGISAGRGQNTYRGLVRVDRNADGARNYTQCDSLLIGKQCGAHTFPYIEVKNPGATVEHEATTSKISDDQLFYCRARGISQEDAVSMIVDGFCKQVFRELPMEFAVEAKKLLEVSLEGSVG, from the coding sequence ATGGCCACCGAAACCATCGAAAACGTCGCCCACGACGACACCCCCAACCGCGAGATCCACGAGCAGCTCGGCCGCAAGTATTCGGCCGGCTTCATCACCGAGATCGAATCGGACTCCCTGCCGCCGGGCCTGGACGAGGACACCATCCGTGCCCTGTCGGCCAAGAAGGAAGAGCCGGAGTGGATGACGCAGTGGCGCCTGGACGCCTACCGCCACTTCCTGACCATGCCGATGCCGGACTGGGCCAAGCTGGAGATCGCCCCGATCGACCTGCAGGCGCTCAGCTACTACTCCGCGCCGAAGGGCCCGAAGTACGCCTCGCTGGATGACGTGCCCAAGGAGCTGCTGGACACCTACGACAAGCTGGGCGTGCCGCTGCACGAGCGCGCCAAGCTGGCCGGCGTGGCGGTGGACGCGGTGTTCGACTCGGTGTCCGTCGGTACCACCTTCCGCAAGGAACTGGCCGAGAAGGGCATCATCTTCTGCTCGATGTCCGAGGCCATCAAGGAACACCCGGAGCTGGTCCGCCAGTATCTGGGCACCGTGGTGCCGGTGGGTGACAACTACTTCGCCGCGCTCAACTCGGCGGTGTTCTCCGATGGCAGTTTCGTGTTCATTCCCAAGGGCGTGCGCTGCCCGATGGAGCTGAGCACTTACTTCCGCATCAACGCCGGCCACACCGGCCAGTTCGAGCGCACCCTGATCGTGTGCGAGGACAAGGCCTACGTGTCCTACCTGGAAGGCTGCACCGCGCCGATGCGCGACGAGAACCAGCTGCACGCTGCAGTGGTCGAGCTGGTGGCGCTGGAAGACGCGGAGATCAAGTACTCCACCGTGCAGAACTGGTACCCGGGCGACGAGAACGGCGTCGGCGGCATCTACAACTTCGTCACCAAGCGTGCCGAATGCCGTGGCGCGCGCAGCAAGGTCACCTGGACCCAGGTCGAGACCGGCTCGGCGATCACCTGGAAGTACCCGTCCTGCGTACTGCTGGGCGACGACTCGGTCGGTGAGTTCCACTCCGTGGCGCTGACCCATCACCGCCAGCAGGCCGACACCGGCACCAAGATGATCCACATCGGCAAGCGCACCAAGAGCAAGATCGTCAGCAAGGGCATCAGCGCCGGCCGCGGCCAGAACACCTACCGCGGCCTGGTGCGTGTGGACCGCAACGCCGATGGCGCGCGCAACTATACCCAGTGCGATTCGCTGCTGATCGGCAAGCAATGCGGTGCCCATACCTTCCCCTACATCGAGGTGAAGAACCCCGGCGCCACCGTCGAGCACGAGGCCACCACCTCCAAGATCTCCGACGACCAGCTGTTCTACTGCCGCGCCCGTGGCATCAGCCAGGAAGACGCGGTGTCGATGATCGTCGACGGCTTCTGCAAGCAGGTGTTCCGCGAACTGCCGATGGAGTTCGCGGTGGAAGCCAAGAAGCTGCTGGAAGTCTCGCTGGAGGGAAGCGTCGGATGA
- a CDS encoding DUF1439 domain-containing protein — translation MRLRSLMTRLAASTVLIAAAIGAQAAPSISGRELSVGASDVQQYLDGSFPRTQDALGGLIALTMSHPQLSLPAGERLNLGMDVALATAGGNPARLGTVKLSSGLRYDAQTQGFHLQQPSVDDFTPANQGGRLDSRTRGLLNAWLSDYAQREPIYKLDPAVAGVLGALQVQSAQVKNGKLVVTFNQNLGNLVPAGVLGK, via the coding sequence ATGCGCCTGCGTTCCCTGATGACCCGCCTCGCCGCCTCCACCGTACTGATCGCAGCCGCGATCGGTGCCCAGGCCGCCCCTTCCATTTCCGGCCGCGAACTGTCGGTGGGCGCCAGCGATGTGCAGCAGTACCTCGATGGCAGCTTCCCGCGCACCCAGGACGCCCTGGGCGGACTGATCGCGCTGACCATGAGCCACCCCCAGCTGAGCCTCCCGGCCGGCGAGCGCTTGAACCTCGGCATGGACGTTGCACTGGCCACCGCCGGTGGCAATCCGGCCAGACTGGGTACGGTGAAGCTCAGCAGCGGCCTGCGCTACGACGCGCAGACCCAGGGTTTCCACCTGCAGCAGCCCAGCGTGGATGACTTCACCCCCGCCAACCAGGGCGGTCGTCTCGACTCGCGCACCCGCGGCCTGCTCAACGCCTGGCTGAGCGACTACGCCCAGCGCGAGCCGATCTACAAGCTGGATCCGGCCGTGGCCGGTGTACTTGGCGCCCTGCAGGTACAGTCGGCGCAGGTGAAGAACGGCAAGCTGGTGGTCACCTTCAACCAGAACCTGGGCAACCTGGTGCCGGCAGGCGTGCTGGGCAAATAA
- the sufD gene encoding Fe-S cluster assembly protein SufD — translation MSALLDSMAQAFCGSDARREVLDAALRDGLPAARNEAWKYTSLRQLERRAFAAAPLTPPALDAALLEDIPAPRLVFVNGRLDAALSDVQALPAGVQLQPLSAALASGEDAVRFLGRRYERSEEIFARLNAALADEGVVLRVDEGVQVEAPLQLVFASVAGETDLAWHHRHLIELRAGASLGVVEHRFSVGDSAHLDNTVLHAHVARDAVLKHARVQTGSARQTSFLRTDAVLARDAQYHRVDLELGAALSRHELNVRLEGDNAQLTANGVLLGNGRRHVETRLGIDHIARDTSCELLWRGVAANRSRVVFHGGIQIREGADGTDANLSNKNLLLSADAEIDTQPTLVIDADEVKAAHGATVGQLDANALFYLRSRGLPQAQAQALLSAAFCHEPLKVLPDALREQLARRLDKALAEAGVA, via the coding sequence ATGAGCGCCCTGCTCGACTCCATGGCCCAGGCCTTCTGCGGCAGCGATGCGCGCCGCGAAGTGCTCGACGCGGCCCTGCGCGATGGCCTGCCGGCTGCGCGCAACGAAGCCTGGAAGTACACCTCGCTGCGCCAGCTGGAGCGCCGTGCGTTCGCCGCCGCACCGCTGACCCCGCCGGCACTGGATGCCGCACTGCTGGAGGACATCCCGGCACCGCGCCTGGTGTTCGTCAACGGCCGCCTGGATGCCGCGCTGAGCGACGTGCAGGCCCTGCCGGCCGGCGTGCAGCTGCAGCCGCTGTCGGCCGCACTGGCATCCGGCGAAGACGCCGTGCGTTTCCTTGGCCGCCGTTACGAGCGCAGCGAGGAGATCTTCGCCCGCCTCAACGCCGCACTGGCCGATGAAGGCGTAGTGCTGCGCGTGGACGAAGGCGTGCAGGTCGAAGCGCCGCTGCAGCTGGTATTCGCCAGCGTCGCCGGCGAGACCGACCTGGCCTGGCACCACCGCCACCTGATCGAACTGCGTGCCGGCGCCAGCCTGGGTGTGGTCGAGCACCGCTTCAGCGTCGGCGATTCGGCCCACCTGGACAACACCGTGCTGCACGCCCATGTCGCCCGCGATGCCGTGCTCAAGCACGCCCGCGTGCAGACCGGCAGCGCGCGCCAGACCAGCTTCCTGCGCACCGACGCGGTGCTGGCACGTGACGCGCAGTACCACCGCGTCGACCTGGAACTGGGCGCCGCGCTCAGCCGCCATGAACTGAACGTGCGCCTGGAAGGCGACAACGCCCAGCTGACCGCCAACGGCGTGCTGCTTGGCAATGGCCGCCGCCACGTCGAAACCCGCCTGGGCATCGACCACATCGCACGCGATACGAGTTGCGAGCTGCTGTGGCGTGGCGTTGCCGCCAACCGCAGCCGCGTGGTGTTCCATGGTGGCATCCAGATCCGCGAAGGCGCCGACGGCACCGACGCGAACCTGTCCAACAAGAACCTGCTGCTGTCGGCCGATGCCGAGATCGACACCCAGCCGACGCTGGTGATCGACGCCGATGAAGTGAAGGCCGCGCACGGTGCGACCGTCGGCCAGCTCGATGCCAATGCGCTGTTCTACCTGCGCTCGCGCGGCCTGCCGCAGGCACAGGCGCAGGCACTGCTGAGCGCCGCGTTCTGCCACGAGCCGCTGAAGGTCCTGCCGGACGCCCTGCGCGAGCAGCTGGCACGCCGTTTGGACAAGGCCCTGGCCGAGGCGGGTGTGGCATGA
- a CDS encoding DUF3861 family protein, which translates to MASPSTRYRISVTPIEKDGVQCTGRCTIELEHRASRDLMRLLEAAPRTAGLSGDERATLVIATQLLRDIVQRHAETDGHALAAIAGQVLPALDALEQLPTSR; encoded by the coding sequence ATGGCCAGCCCCTCCACCCGCTACCGGATCTCGGTGACCCCCATCGAAAAGGACGGGGTGCAGTGCACCGGGCGTTGCACCATCGAACTGGAACATCGCGCCAGCCGCGACCTGATGCGCCTGCTGGAAGCGGCACCGCGCACCGCCGGGCTCAGCGGCGATGAACGTGCGACCCTGGTGATTGCCACCCAGCTGCTGCGCGACATCGTGCAGCGCCACGCCGAAACCGATGGACACGCGTTGGCCGCCATCGCCGGGCAGGTGCTGCCGGCGCTGGATGCACTGGAACAGTTGCCCACCTCCCGCTGA
- a CDS encoding HU family DNA-binding protein — translation MAKTAKKAAPKKAVKKVATKAAAKPAAPKPIKEVLTKSGLVAHIAEASGVIAKDVRAVLASLESAVASSVHKKGAGSFTLPGLLKITTVNVPAKPKRKGINPFTKEEQWFAAKPATTKLKVRPLKKLKDAAL, via the coding sequence ATGGCAAAGACCGCTAAGAAGGCTGCCCCGAAGAAGGCAGTGAAGAAAGTCGCGACGAAGGCAGCCGCCAAGCCGGCCGCTCCGAAGCCGATCAAGGAAGTGCTGACCAAGTCCGGCCTGGTTGCACACATCGCTGAAGCCTCCGGCGTCATCGCCAAGGACGTCCGCGCTGTGCTGGCCTCGCTGGAAAGCGCCGTCGCATCCTCGGTGCACAAGAAGGGCGCTGGCTCCTTCACCCTGCCGGGCCTGCTGAAGATCACCACCGTCAATGTGCCGGCCAAGCCGAAGCGCAAGGGCATCAACCCGTTCACCAAGGAAGAACAGTGGTTCGCCGCCAAGCCGGCTACCACCAAGCTGAAGGTGCGTCCGCTGAAGAAGCTGAAGGACGCCGCGCTGTAA
- a CDS encoding PhzF family phenazine biosynthesis protein gives MAVLRYLQLDVFAPRPGTGNPLGAILDADRLSGSQMQALSAWLNLSETVFFLRPSAPGADYHIRIFTPTRELAFAGHPSVGAAWVAVTCGLAQPRGGALLQQCAAGLLPVRVSGPAEALQIQLASPPARQLDTTADAAPEQLLALAASGHAPELWDNGARWWLLPLRDAAAVRSLVPDMAALAGWSRATDATGVAVFADEAGTDHTRVVRAFCPADAPSVPEDPVTGSANALIGAWLRQRDALPGHEGRYVASQGREVGRDGLVQVQVDAQGTVWIGGQVQPVIDGHIRW, from the coding sequence ATGGCCGTCCTCCGTTACCTGCAGCTCGATGTCTTTGCCCCCCGCCCTGGCACCGGCAATCCCCTGGGCGCCATCCTGGACGCCGACAGGCTCTCCGGCAGCCAGATGCAGGCCCTGTCCGCCTGGCTGAACCTGTCCGAGACGGTGTTCTTCCTGCGCCCCAGCGCGCCCGGCGCCGACTACCACATCCGCATCTTCACCCCGACCCGGGAACTGGCGTTCGCCGGGCATCCCAGCGTCGGTGCGGCGTGGGTGGCGGTGACCTGCGGCCTGGCGCAACCGCGCGGCGGCGCCCTGCTGCAGCAATGCGCGGCGGGGTTGCTGCCGGTACGGGTGAGCGGCCCGGCCGAGGCACTGCAGATCCAGCTGGCCAGCCCACCGGCACGACAACTGGACACGACGGCGGACGCCGCGCCGGAGCAGCTGCTGGCGCTGGCGGCCAGCGGGCACGCACCCGAATTGTGGGACAACGGTGCACGCTGGTGGCTGCTGCCACTGCGCGATGCCGCCGCCGTGCGCAGCCTGGTGCCGGACATGGCCGCGCTGGCCGGCTGGAGTCGGGCGACCGATGCCACGGGCGTGGCGGTATTCGCCGACGAAGCCGGCACCGACCACACCCGCGTGGTGCGCGCGTTCTGCCCCGCTGATGCGCCAAGCGTGCCCGAGGACCCGGTGACCGGCAGCGCCAATGCGCTGATTGGCGCCTGGCTGCGGCAGCGCGATGCCCTGCCCGGCCACGAGGGCCGCTACGTGGCCAGCCAGGGCCGTGAAGTGGGACGCGATGGCCTCGTGCAGGTACAGGTCGATGCGCAGGGCACGGTGTGGATTGGCGGCCAGGTGCAGCCGGTCATCGACGGACACATTCGCTGGTAG
- the sufC gene encoding Fe-S cluster assembly ATPase SufC: protein MLKIENLHARIGDKEILKGLSLDVKPGQVHAIMGPNGAGKSTLGNVLAGRDGYEVTEGSVQFDGVDLLDQDPEVRAAAGLFLAFQYPVEIPGVNNTYFLRAALNAQRKARGEDELDSMQFLKLVRQKLAVLHLKDELLHRGVNEGFSGGEKKRNEIFQLAVLEPKLAILDETDSGLDIDALKSVADGVNALRAADRSFLVITHYQRLLDYIKPDVVHVLADGRIVKSGGPELALELEAHGYDFLKDRVVREAAV, encoded by the coding sequence ATGCTGAAGATCGAAAACCTCCACGCCCGCATCGGCGACAAGGAAATCCTCAAGGGCCTGTCGCTGGATGTTAAGCCCGGCCAGGTGCACGCCATCATGGGCCCCAACGGCGCCGGCAAGTCCACCCTGGGCAATGTCCTGGCCGGCCGCGACGGCTACGAAGTGACCGAAGGCAGCGTGCAGTTCGACGGCGTCGACCTGCTCGACCAGGACCCGGAAGTGCGCGCCGCCGCCGGCCTGTTCCTGGCGTTCCAGTACCCGGTGGAAATCCCGGGCGTGAACAACACCTACTTCCTGCGCGCCGCGCTGAATGCACAGCGCAAGGCACGCGGTGAAGACGAACTGGACTCCATGCAGTTCCTGAAGCTGGTGCGCCAGAAGCTGGCCGTGCTGCACCTGAAGGACGAACTGCTGCACCGTGGCGTCAACGAAGGCTTCTCCGGTGGCGAGAAGAAGCGCAACGAGATCTTCCAGCTGGCCGTGCTGGAGCCGAAGCTGGCGATCCTCGACGAAACCGATTCGGGCCTGGACATCGACGCGCTGAAGAGCGTGGCCGACGGCGTCAACGCACTGCGTGCGGCCGACCGTTCGTTCCTGGTCATCACCCACTACCAGCGCCTGCTCGACTACATCAAGCCGGACGTGGTGCACGTGCTGGCCGATGGCCGCATCGTCAAGAGTGGCGGCCCGGAGCTGGCCCTGGAACTGGAAGCGCACGGCTACGATTTCCTGAAGGATCGCGTGGTGCGCGAGGCGGCGGTCTGA
- a CDS encoding PhzF family phenazine biosynthesis protein, producing MTTRRFLQLDVFSPRAGAGNPLAVVLDAEGLDDARMQAIARWTRLPETTFVFPPQAPGTSYRLRMFSPQKEVPFAGHPSVGTAHAVLQAGLAAPVDGVLVQDGIAGALPLRVSGEGAQQRIAIRTPRAQLAETAEATDPRLQAALKGWPLGTLPPARMQGGRSWWVVQVADEAALRALRPDWDAVAALAESTDSMGVFAYAFSDGREGFDLAVRAFVGNGRRFEDAASGAANAVLAAWLDLREALPRGRAPYEVSQGREVGHDARLTLLVDEDGEVWSGGQVQTVITGTLDW from the coding sequence ATGACCACCCGTCGTTTCCTGCAGCTGGATGTGTTCTCCCCGCGCGCCGGCGCTGGCAATCCGCTGGCCGTTGTACTCGACGCCGAAGGCCTGGACGACGCCAGAATGCAGGCCATCGCGCGCTGGACGCGCCTGCCGGAGACCACCTTCGTGTTTCCGCCGCAGGCGCCCGGCACCAGCTATCGATTGCGCATGTTCAGCCCGCAGAAGGAAGTCCCGTTCGCAGGCCACCCCAGCGTCGGTACCGCGCATGCGGTGCTGCAGGCGGGCCTGGCCGCACCGGTCGACGGTGTGCTGGTGCAGGACGGCATTGCCGGCGCCCTGCCGCTGCGTGTCAGTGGCGAAGGCGCGCAGCAGCGCATCGCCATCCGCACCCCGCGCGCGCAGCTGGCCGAAACCGCCGAGGCCACCGATCCGCGGCTGCAGGCAGCACTGAAGGGCTGGCCATTGGGCACGTTGCCGCCGGCACGCATGCAGGGTGGCCGCAGCTGGTGGGTGGTGCAGGTGGCCGATGAAGCCGCGTTGCGCGCCCTGCGTCCGGATTGGGATGCGGTGGCGGCATTGGCTGAATCCACCGACAGCATGGGCGTGTTCGCCTATGCCTTCAGCGATGGCCGCGAGGGATTCGACCTGGCCGTGCGCGCCTTCGTCGGCAACGGTCGCCGCTTCGAAGACGCCGCCTCGGGTGCCGCCAACGCCGTGTTGGCCGCGTGGCTGGACCTGCGCGAGGCCCTGCCGCGGGGCCGTGCGCCGTACGAAGTCAGCCAGGGCCGCGAAGTCGGCCACGATGCGCGCCTGACCCTGTTGGTCGATGAGGACGGCGAGGTCTGGTCCGGCGGCCAGGTGCAGACGGTGATTACCGGCACCCTTGACTGGTAA
- a CDS encoding cysteine desulfurase, whose protein sequence is MNLSTPRPIETPSGAPDWDRVRLDFPLLMREVHGKPLVYFDNANTGQKPVQVIGAVDEFYRRYNANVSRAVHALGSEATDAYEGARNKLARFLNVRPSDLVLCSGTTFAINLVAYSWALPRLKAGDVILVSRMEHHANIVPWQLVAQRTGATIRVAEITPDGALDLDALRAAMTPEVKLLAVTHVSNVLGTVNPVREICREARKRGIITVVDGSQAVPHRKVDVAAIGCDFYAITGHKMCGPTGTGALWARREHLDAMPPFLGGGEMIKEVSFDGTVFNDAPHKFEAGTPNIAGFIGLGVAADYLQQLGQENVEAREAELLAHFTEELRRVDGLRIIGEAPEKAAVVSFLIDGAHAHDLATLLDLEGVAVRSGQHCAHPLLQYFGVAATCRASLAFYNTHAEIERFMTALTKVRKLLG, encoded by the coding sequence ATGAACCTGTCCACCCCGCGCCCGATCGAAACCCCCAGCGGTGCCCCCGACTGGGACCGCGTCCGCCTCGACTTCCCGCTGCTGATGCGCGAAGTGCACGGCAAGCCGCTGGTCTATTTCGACAATGCCAACACCGGCCAGAAGCCGGTGCAGGTGATCGGCGCGGTGGACGAGTTCTACCGCCGCTACAACGCCAACGTCAGCCGCGCGGTGCATGCACTGGGCAGCGAAGCCACCGATGCCTACGAAGGCGCACGCAACAAGCTGGCGCGCTTCCTCAACGTGCGCCCCAGCGACCTGGTGCTGTGCAGCGGCACCACCTTCGCCATCAACCTGGTGGCGTACTCGTGGGCGCTGCCGCGGCTGAAGGCCGGCGATGTCATCCTGGTGTCCCGCATGGAACACCATGCCAACATCGTGCCGTGGCAGCTGGTCGCCCAGCGTACCGGCGCCACCATCCGTGTGGCCGAGATCACTCCAGATGGGGCGCTGGACCTGGATGCACTGCGTGCTGCCATGACCCCCGAGGTCAAGCTGCTGGCGGTCACCCACGTGTCCAACGTGCTAGGCACTGTCAACCCGGTGCGCGAAATCTGCCGTGAAGCGCGCAAGCGCGGCATCATCACCGTGGTCGACGGCTCGCAGGCAGTGCCGCACCGCAAGGTCGACGTGGCCGCGATCGGCTGCGACTTCTACGCCATCACCGGCCACAAGATGTGTGGCCCGACCGGCACCGGCGCATTGTGGGCGCGCCGCGAGCACCTTGATGCGATGCCGCCGTTCCTCGGTGGCGGCGAGATGATCAAGGAAGTCAGCTTCGACGGCACCGTATTCAACGATGCCCCGCACAAGTTCGAAGCCGGCACCCCGAACATCGCCGGCTTCATCGGCCTGGGCGTGGCTGCCGACTACCTGCAGCAGCTTGGCCAGGAGAACGTGGAAGCACGCGAGGCCGAACTGCTGGCGCACTTCACCGAAGAGCTGCGCCGCGTTGACGGCCTGCGCATCATCGGCGAAGCGCCGGAGAAGGCCGCCGTGGTCTCGTTCCTGATCGATGGCGCGCATGCCCACGATCTGGCCACCCTGCTCGACCTGGAAGGCGTGGCCGTACGATCGGGCCAGCACTGCGCGCACCCGCTGCTGCAGTACTTCGGTGTGGCGGCCACCTGCCGTGCCTCGCTGGCGTTCTACAACACCCACGCCGAGATCGAGCGCTTCATGACCGCGCTGACCAAGGTACGCAAGCTGCTGGGCTGA
- a CDS encoding SUF system Fe-S cluster assembly regulator yields the protein MLRVTKLTDYATVVLTVLAARPGEVLSATELAEFTGLEPPTVSKVLKPLAQAGLVEGLRGVRGGYRLTRPAIEISLFEVVEAMEGPLALTECSHDHHQCGMAPKCGARSSWRLINDVVSEALRDVTLAQILPPLPLADDEQRRTIAVDVVS from the coding sequence ATGTTGCGTGTCACCAAGCTCACCGATTACGCCACCGTGGTACTGACCGTGCTTGCCGCCCGTCCGGGCGAGGTACTCAGTGCCACCGAGCTGGCCGAATTCACCGGTCTGGAGCCGCCCACCGTCAGCAAGGTGCTCAAGCCGCTGGCCCAGGCCGGCCTGGTTGAAGGCCTGCGTGGCGTGCGTGGCGGCTACCGGCTGACCCGCCCGGCCATCGAGATCTCGCTGTTCGAAGTGGTCGAAGCAATGGAAGGGCCGCTGGCCCTGACCGAATGCAGCCACGACCACCACCAGTGCGGCATGGCGCCCAAGTGCGGCGCGCGCAGCAGCTGGCGGCTGATCAACGACGTGGTTTCCGAGGCCCTGCGCGATGTCACCCTCGCCCAGATCCTGCCCCCTCTCCCCCTTGCCGATGACGAACAGCGCCGCACCATCGCTGTCGACGTCGTCTCCTGA
- a CDS encoding SET domain-containing protein encodes MPKKIQARKSAIHGNGVFSVAPIKQGERVIQYKGLLRSHGDVDADDSGDVESGHTFLFTLNDDWVIDANYKGNDARWINHSCDPNCEAVIEEDEDGDSRGDKVFIEALRDIKAGEELTYNYGITLAERHTAKLKKIWECRCGSPKCTGTMLQPKR; translated from the coding sequence ATGCCCAAGAAGATCCAAGCCCGCAAGTCCGCCATCCACGGCAACGGTGTTTTTTCCGTGGCCCCGATCAAGCAGGGCGAGCGCGTGATCCAGTACAAGGGCCTGCTGCGCAGCCACGGCGACGTTGATGCCGATGACAGCGGCGACGTCGAAAGTGGCCATACCTTCCTGTTCACCCTCAATGACGACTGGGTGATCGATGCCAACTACAAGGGCAATGACGCGCGCTGGATCAACCACAGCTGCGACCCGAACTGCGAAGCAGTGATCGAGGAAGACGAGGACGGTGACAGCCGTGGCGACAAGGTGTTCATCGAAGCGCTGCGCGACATCAAGGCCGGTGAGGAACTGACCTACAACTACGGCATCACCCTGGCCGAGCGCCACACCGCCAAGCTGAAGAAGATCTGGGAGTGCCGCTGCGGCTCGCCCAAGTGCACCGGCACCATGCTGCAGCCCAAGCGCTGA